Genomic segment of Syntrophales bacterium:
CTCGCCGATGGGAGCTGTTTTCGGCCAACACGGAAAACTGTGCCCAGGCACTTTTGAAATGTGCGGGAATGTGGGGGAGCGTTAAACGTGAACCGGCCAGAGATGCTAAATATCGGGCCGCCACCATTTGTCTCATCTCTATCTCTTCCGGGAAAATTTCAAATTTGGCCAGGAGGATCGCCGCCTGCAGGGTATCCAGGCGCGCATTGATACCCAAGCGGATGTGTTCGTATCGGTCCGTCCCCTGACCATGTACTCTCAGGGACCTTAGAATATGTACCAGGTGGTCGTCATCGGTAAAACACATACCTCCATCTCCGTAACCGCCCAGAGGCTTGGCGGGGAAAAAAGAAGTGCAGGCGATGTGTCCGAAAGAGCAGGCCTTCCGACCGAAACATTCGGCCCCAAATGATTGAGCGGCATCTTCAATGAGGACAAGCCCTTCCTTTCTCGCCAGTGGTTCTATTTGATGGTAATAGGCAGGAAGACCGAACAGATCAACGACAACAACGGCTCGGGCCGAAAGTTGGGAGACATTGCAGTTGCGCGGCAGGGGATAAATTTTGCGATTTTTCTGGCTCACGGCTGCGATGGCCGCCTCAAGATGAACCGGGTCGATGTTGTACGTAACGGGGTCGATGTCCACGAAGATAGGTGTGGCCCCGAGCAGGGCGATTGCCTCTGCCGTGGCCACAAAGGTAAAAGGGGTAGTAAAAACTGCATCTCCCGGTCCTATTTGAAAAGCCATGAGAGATAGAAGCAGGGCATCCGTTCCCGAGGCACAGCCGATGGCGTGTTTTACCCCTACAAATTGTGCCAATTTATCTTCCAGCTCTTTTACCTCAGGGCCCATTATGTATTGTCCATGCGAGAGGACCGTCCTGATACGCTCGTCAATTTTTTCCCTGATTCTTTTCTGCTGGGTCTTAAGATCGATGAAATCCATTTGACTTAGACGGAGAAC
This window contains:
- a CDS encoding DegT/DnrJ/EryC1/StrS family aminotransferase, with product MDFIDLKTQQKRIREKIDERIRTVLSHGQYIMGPEVKELEDKLAQFVGVKHAIGCASGTDALLLSLMAFQIGPGDAVFTTPFTFVATAEAIALLGATPIFVDIDPVTYNIDPVHLEAAIAAVSQKNRKIYPLPRNCNVSQLSARAVVVVDLFGLPAYYHQIEPLARKEGLVLIEDAAQSFGAECFGRKACSFGHIACTSFFPAKPLGGYGDGGMCFTDDDHLVHILRSLRVHGQGTDRYEHIRLGINARLDTLQAAILLAKFEIFPEEIEMRQMVAARYLASLAGSRLTLPHIPAHFKSAWAQFSVLAENSSHRREIQDYLASQGIPTAIHYPLPLHLQAAFSYLGYERGDFPVAEDVATRIFSLPMHPYLTDAEQKKIGTAPIFY